A window of the Pseudoalteromonas sp. A25 genome harbors these coding sequences:
- a CDS encoding RNA polymerase sigma factor, translating to MNASEIAILVLEAQHGDKASFEKLCNALYLPSYRFALKLTRCPSMADDVTQEAWACVAKDITKLKEPGAFKAWLYRLIYRRFIDLIRKNKHILLPIDEEGYAPTVEQHYDVLVLINKLPDIQRHIVYLFYFEQMTLADISAVLEMAVGTVKSTLHRARATLLELASE from the coding sequence ATGAATGCCAGTGAAATAGCGATACTTGTACTTGAAGCTCAGCATGGAGATAAAGCGTCTTTTGAAAAGCTCTGTAATGCGCTTTACCTGCCAAGTTATCGGTTTGCGCTCAAATTAACGCGTTGTCCTTCAATGGCTGACGATGTAACCCAAGAAGCATGGGCATGCGTAGCCAAAGACATTACAAAACTAAAGGAGCCAGGCGCATTTAAAGCATGGCTATATAGATTAATATATCGGCGTTTTATTGATCTTATTCGTAAAAATAAGCACATTTTACTACCGATAGATGAAGAAGGTTATGCACCAACAGTTGAGCAACACTATGATGTACTTGTATTAATAAATAAATTACCAGATATTCAAAGGCATATCGTTTATTTATTTTACTTTGAGCAAATGACACTTGCTGATATTAGCGCGGTTCTAGAAATGGCCGTTGGCACTGTGAAATCAACATTGCATAGGGCTAGAGCGACATTGTTAGAGCTTGCAAGCGAATAA
- a CDS encoding LysE family translocator, with translation MELSTWVSLAVICILGAMSPGPSLAVVLKHSLHNSMLHGVVASISHGVGVGLYAMVSLLGLAGLITHYPSFFKGMVIAGAVYLAYMGIKILLSSSKGVEVHSQPIVNYRQAAQDGFAIAFLNPKLAVFFLALFSQFIVPDQLTSMTVFIMCITVLLIDTAWYFMVSMISAGAKKKFDLQNKQTVVDKVLGVVFLLLASKVIMEQFS, from the coding sequence ATGGAATTGTCTACTTGGGTGAGTTTAGCTGTAATATGTATTTTGGGTGCGATGTCTCCGGGCCCAAGCCTTGCCGTAGTGCTTAAGCATTCTTTGCATAACAGTATGTTGCACGGAGTCGTTGCAAGTATCTCTCATGGTGTGGGCGTCGGATTATATGCCATGGTTTCTTTGTTAGGACTGGCGGGGTTGATAACCCATTACCCGTCATTCTTTAAAGGAATGGTAATCGCTGGTGCTGTATATTTAGCATACATGGGCATAAAAATATTATTAAGCAGTTCAAAAGGTGTTGAAGTTCATTCTCAACCTATTGTGAATTACAGACAAGCAGCGCAGGATGGTTTTGCAATAGCATTTTTAAACCCCAAATTAGCGGTTTTTTTCTTGGCGCTTTTTTCTCAATTTATAGTACCTGATCAGCTAACAAGCATGACTGTATTTATAATGTGTATCACGGTATTGCTTATTGATACAGCTTGGTATTTTATGGTCTCTATGATCAGTGCGGGTGCAAAGAAGAAATTTGATTTACAAAATAAACAAACGGTAGTGGATAAAGTATTAGGTGTTGTATTTTTGCTGCTCGCCAGTAAGGTGATAATGGAGCAATTTTCTTGA
- a CDS encoding tetratricopeptide repeat protein, whose translation MTLFACATVFAEPHNWQIVDATLQQQLESNPELALQQAQELLKKENYSPDSNRAAWFALNEVIAHAQISMGLYDEAAHIANHLYKTHDSRLFTEYKARAILLKAMLAERHNDVEQTKETVQEGLALLANSKVSLNQSLQADLYSLLSKGYRESADYANALKYAKRAIELANNDSSRLARFHNKIGVIYDYTGNVELALKHHDLSLRLRQATDNQQGISDSLYNIGEIYRDMGRFPQALKHFLQALKVDESLGNPYHVANSHGKLGQVYLAMGKVDLALEHINHGIYITKKMNAPSDMAWQKSNLARAYIAKKQFDKALNIANDALQLAVAAKAKRTEHTVRMVLLDIFIAQKRVDKAAEQIDLLLSMANTGLQYQSELHKVSAQLYEQSGDTRNAYSALKRFVETQQKLHEYIEQRQSERVTQNVEVIRQEQALKLLQKEQALQQAKLDNLELQRKMVFLVLLLLVGVALMIYFRLRAKQKLANLSADMLATNLREKNQLLSDVSHELRTPLAALKLSIELLEHNIEPDTEKAYRKVHQKIAQLDHLIADIYRSAQYDNNVMQLIKQRVELNELVKDVVSDFKPQFDAQDQALDVEFMSEQLMCEVDPERFKQILINLLNNSLAYTHKNGQTHLCLQVVNLANKRRALLSVSDSEPGVTDEQLNKIFERFYRVDASRSRDSGGSGLGLAICKQIVLAHEGEIIAEHSDYGGITFKVLIDID comes from the coding sequence ATGACGTTGTTTGCGTGTGCAACCGTATTTGCTGAGCCGCATAATTGGCAGATAGTTGATGCTACTTTACAGCAACAATTAGAATCGAACCCTGAACTCGCATTACAACAAGCACAAGAATTACTTAAAAAAGAAAACTATTCACCAGACTCTAACAGAGCCGCTTGGTTTGCGCTCAATGAAGTTATTGCACATGCCCAAATTAGTATGGGTCTTTATGATGAAGCTGCACATATTGCTAATCATCTATATAAAACGCATGACAGCAGGCTGTTTACTGAATATAAAGCTCGCGCTATTTTATTGAAAGCAATGTTAGCAGAGCGTCATAATGATGTAGAGCAAACAAAAGAGACCGTCCAAGAGGGGTTGGCTTTATTAGCAAATAGTAAAGTCAGTTTGAACCAAAGCTTACAGGCCGATCTATATTCTTTATTGAGCAAAGGTTACCGTGAATCGGCTGATTACGCTAATGCATTAAAATATGCAAAGCGCGCGATTGAACTTGCTAACAACGACTCCTCACGGCTGGCGCGTTTTCATAACAAGATTGGCGTGATTTATGATTACACCGGTAATGTTGAACTTGCGCTCAAACATCATGATTTATCTTTACGTTTAAGACAAGCAACCGATAATCAGCAGGGCATTTCAGATTCACTATACAATATTGGTGAAATATACCGCGATATGGGCCGTTTTCCTCAGGCGCTCAAACACTTCTTACAAGCATTAAAGGTTGATGAATCCTTGGGTAATCCCTACCACGTAGCAAATAGTCACGGAAAGTTAGGGCAAGTGTATCTGGCCATGGGAAAAGTGGATTTGGCGCTGGAACATATTAATCATGGCATTTACATTACTAAGAAAATGAACGCTCCTAGTGATATGGCATGGCAAAAGAGTAATTTAGCACGTGCCTATATCGCAAAAAAACAGTTCGATAAAGCGCTTAATATCGCAAATGATGCACTGCAACTTGCGGTAGCTGCCAAAGCCAAGCGAACCGAGCACACTGTTCGAATGGTGTTGTTGGACATTTTTATTGCGCAAAAACGCGTTGATAAAGCAGCAGAGCAAATTGATTTATTGCTATCTATGGCTAATACCGGTTTGCAATATCAAAGTGAGCTACACAAAGTCAGTGCTCAGCTTTATGAACAGTCAGGTGATACTCGCAATGCTTACTCGGCTTTAAAACGCTTTGTAGAGACGCAACAAAAGCTTCATGAGTATATAGAGCAGCGACAATCAGAGCGAGTAACGCAGAATGTCGAAGTGATACGCCAAGAGCAAGCGTTAAAATTATTGCAAAAAGAGCAAGCCTTACAGCAAGCAAAACTTGATAACCTTGAATTGCAAAGAAAAATGGTTTTTTTAGTGTTGTTGTTGTTAGTTGGCGTGGCTTTGATGATTTATTTTAGATTACGTGCAAAACAAAAACTTGCTAATTTAAGTGCCGATATGTTGGCAACCAACTTAAGAGAAAAAAATCAATTGTTGTCAGATGTATCTCACGAGCTGAGAACGCCACTGGCCGCACTAAAATTATCTATTGAACTTCTTGAGCACAATATCGAACCAGATACCGAAAAAGCATATCGCAAGGTACACCAAAAAATAGCACAGCTTGATCACTTAATTGCAGATATTTATCGCTCAGCTCAGTACGATAATAATGTTATGCAACTCATCAAACAGCGTGTTGAATTAAACGAATTAGTAAAAGATGTAGTCAGTGATTTTAAGCCTCAATTTGACGCACAAGACCAAGCGTTAGATGTTGAGTTTATGTCTGAGCAATTAATGTGCGAGGTAGACCCAGAGCGTTTTAAACAAATACTCATTAATTTGCTTAATAATAGTTTGGCCTATACGCATAAAAATGGACAAACTCACCTCTGTTTACAAGTAGTTAATTTAGCAAATAAAAGGCGGGCTCTTCTTAGCGTGAGTGATTCTGAACCGGGTGTAACTGATGAGCAGCTTAATAAGATATTTGAACGCTTCTACCGAGTTGATGCATCTCGCAGTCGAGACTCAGGAGGTTCCGGCTTGGGCCTTGCTATTTGCAAACAAATCGTTTTGGCGCATGAGGGTGAAATAATAGCCGAGCATAGTGATTATGGGGGCATTACGTTTAAGGTATTGATAGATATAGATTAA
- a CDS encoding DUF6768 family protein, with amino-acid sequence MNIDKKIKESLIAEQQHLDSIISSDQGLFGRLSDIYQGSMRLWVIISTLAGLLITIGFVYAGYQFVIATTPSLQIFWAVWFIVGLISQIAIKLWLFMEMNRIALLKEVKRSELNILSAINDQGVQDTV; translated from the coding sequence ATGAATATTGACAAAAAAATCAAAGAAAGCTTAATTGCTGAGCAGCAACATTTAGACTCAATCATTAGTAGTGATCAGGGTTTATTTGGCCGCTTATCAGATATTTATCAGGGTAGTATGCGTTTATGGGTAATAATATCAACGCTTGCAGGTCTTCTTATAACCATTGGTTTTGTATATGCTGGATATCAGTTTGTTATTGCTACAACGCCTTCATTACAAATTTTTTGGGCTGTCTGGTTCATTGTTGGACTGATATCTCAAATAGCAATAAAGTTGTGGCTTTTCATGGAGATGAACCGTATTGCTTTGCTTAAAGAAGTTAAGCGCAGTGAGTTAAATATACTCTCAGCAATTAACGATCAAGGAGTGCAAGACACGGTTTGA
- a CDS encoding cryptochrome/photolyase family protein — MNTTYKQLRLVLGDQLNAQHSWFKEKSDDVLYVIAELHQECSYTQHHIQKVCAFFSAMENFASALVQAEHHVLHLTLDDTMAYGTLPELLSDLMSRYNVKEFSYQLPDEFRLKEQLLNYTKSLEITTTCVETEHFYLDENALKREFKAGKRHRMEAFYRKMRKRFNILMDGQNPVGERWNFDEKNRNKLKPNDFDKVPDPKRFEHDVTSIIKRIERHNIRTIGSISNNVLVWPTTRTQAKQLVDYFCQHCLAYFGYFQDAMSGELDNAFQKKQWSLFHSRLSFALNCKMISPHYVVNKALEYHVSNSDKVTLAQIEGFVRQILGWREFVRGIYWANMPQYAQLNTLHADKQLPAWFWDGNTKMRCLRHAIEQSLEHAYAHHIQRLMVTGNFCLLAGISPDDVDQWYLGIYIDAIEWVELPNTRGMSQFADGGIVGSKAYAASGNYVNKMSDYCNKCHYEVSQAVGCKACPLNSLYWHFMSQHEALFSNNPRQKLVYANWNKKTDTQRSEILNQAEKYLIDIENL, encoded by the coding sequence ATGAATACGACTTACAAACAACTTAGGCTGGTACTTGGTGACCAACTTAATGCACAGCATAGTTGGTTTAAAGAGAAGTCCGATGATGTATTGTACGTTATTGCTGAACTTCATCAAGAATGCTCATACACTCAACATCATATTCAAAAAGTTTGTGCGTTTTTTAGTGCCATGGAAAACTTTGCATCGGCCTTGGTTCAGGCTGAACATCATGTGCTCCATTTAACGCTAGACGATACAATGGCATATGGAACGTTACCTGAGCTGCTTTCAGACTTAATGTCTCGTTATAACGTTAAAGAATTTTCATATCAGTTGCCCGACGAATTTAGACTCAAAGAGCAACTTTTAAACTATACAAAATCACTTGAGATAACTACTACATGCGTTGAAACTGAGCACTTTTATCTCGATGAAAATGCCCTAAAACGAGAGTTTAAGGCGGGTAAACGCCACAGAATGGAAGCATTTTATCGAAAAATGCGCAAACGATTCAACATACTAATGGATGGCCAAAACCCAGTAGGAGAACGTTGGAACTTTGATGAAAAAAACAGAAATAAATTAAAACCAAATGACTTTGACAAAGTACCTGATCCGAAGAGATTTGAACATGACGTTACTTCCATTATTAAACGTATAGAGCGACATAATATAAGAACAATCGGATCAATTAGTAATAATGTATTAGTGTGGCCCACAACGCGAACTCAAGCGAAACAATTGGTTGATTATTTTTGTCAGCATTGCCTAGCGTATTTTGGCTACTTTCAGGATGCTATGAGTGGCGAGCTTGATAATGCTTTTCAAAAAAAACAGTGGAGTTTGTTTCATTCAAGACTGTCTTTTGCGCTTAATTGCAAAATGATAAGTCCTCATTATGTAGTAAATAAGGCGCTTGAGTACCACGTTAGCAATAGTGACAAAGTTACGTTGGCGCAAATAGAGGGATTTGTTAGGCAAATTCTAGGGTGGAGAGAGTTTGTCAGAGGGATATACTGGGCAAATATGCCTCAGTACGCACAGCTCAACACTTTACATGCAGATAAGCAACTACCAGCGTGGTTTTGGGATGGTAATACAAAGATGCGTTGCCTTAGACACGCAATAGAACAATCACTAGAGCACGCATATGCACATCATATTCAAAGACTGATGGTTACTGGTAATTTTTGCTTACTCGCAGGCATATCACCAGATGATGTAGATCAATGGTATTTAGGTATATACATTGATGCAATAGAGTGGGTCGAGTTGCCTAATACACGAGGTATGAGTCAATTTGCTGATGGTGGCATTGTGGGTTCAAAGGCTTACGCGGCAAGTGGCAATTATGTAAATAAAATGTCTGATTACTGTAATAAGTGTCACTATGAGGTTTCTCAGGCTGTAGGGTGTAAGGCATGTCCATTAAACTCACTCTATTGGCATTTTATGAGTCAGCATGAAGCGTTATTTTCCAATAATCCGCGGCAAAAACTTGTTTATGCTAATTGGAATAAAAAAACAGACACTCAAAGGTCAGAGATATTAAACCAAGCCGAAAAGTATTTAATCGACATAGAAAACCTTTAA
- a CDS encoding DASH family cryptochrome, which produces MSKALYWFTHDLRLTDNHGINLLLTNHTEVAFIYIVDPQWFRPINYQQRFMGAHRWRFLKSALEDLQNSLNSRGHYLYVQIGDPQESILRFVKDNGVKTIYVSKQFGTYEKHAVSLLERRLENVHVHRVGNYTLFNENQINHVQVPLQSFSAFRKYVEQNKVDIPKPTTAIESAWPAPLVLNNETNSKEFSAKLDVIEQQFISCKYNDKADGEATRFIGGEYHAINHVTAYFSSSSPASYKQTRNELDGWNNSTKFSSYLALGNISPRYVWHTLKQYEKQRCKNDSTYWIGFELLWREYFQWLLAKNGRLFFLFKGNVSKRPLTSFYPQRFAKWCSGQTPYPLVNACMNQLNRTGYISNRARQIVASCLVNELAVDWRYGAAYFQKQLIDHDVASNWGNWQYIAGVGVDPRGGRHFDINKQTHIYDKNGLFITKWHGERSGINEIDSVDLVDWPAL; this is translated from the coding sequence ATGTCTAAAGCACTTTATTGGTTTACGCATGACTTACGCTTAACTGATAATCATGGGATCAATCTACTTTTAACCAACCATACAGAAGTTGCCTTTATTTATATAGTAGACCCTCAGTGGTTTCGGCCAATAAATTACCAGCAGCGCTTTATGGGCGCTCACCGTTGGCGGTTTTTAAAAAGCGCACTAGAAGATTTACAAAATAGTTTAAATAGCCGAGGGCACTATTTATACGTGCAGATTGGCGACCCACAGGAGTCTATCTTACGCTTTGTGAAAGACAACGGTGTGAAAACTATTTATGTGTCTAAGCAGTTTGGTACATATGAAAAACATGCGGTATCTTTACTTGAGCGTCGTTTAGAAAATGTGCACGTACACAGGGTAGGCAACTACACGCTATTTAACGAAAATCAAATCAATCACGTTCAGGTACCATTGCAATCTTTTAGCGCGTTTCGAAAATACGTTGAGCAAAATAAGGTCGATATTCCTAAACCAACTACGGCAATTGAAAGCGCGTGGCCAGCGCCGTTGGTATTAAATAACGAAACCAACAGCAAGGAGTTTAGTGCTAAACTCGATGTTATTGAACAGCAGTTCATAAGCTGTAAATACAACGATAAAGCAGATGGCGAGGCTACGCGATTTATTGGCGGCGAATATCACGCTATTAATCATGTAACTGCGTATTTTTCTTCATCATCGCCTGCCTCTTATAAACAAACACGAAACGAACTTGATGGTTGGAATAATTCAACAAAGTTCAGCTCCTATTTGGCATTAGGCAATATTTCACCAAGATATGTTTGGCATACGCTTAAGCAATATGAAAAACAACGATGCAAAAACGACTCGACGTATTGGATAGGGTTTGAATTACTGTGGCGAGAATATTTTCAGTGGTTGCTTGCTAAAAATGGTAGGCTATTTTTCTTGTTCAAAGGCAATGTATCTAAAAGACCACTTACCAGTTTTTATCCGCAGCGGTTTGCAAAATGGTGTAGTGGACAGACACCATACCCGTTAGTAAATGCTTGTATGAACCAATTAAATAGAACCGGTTATATCTCAAATCGCGCGAGGCAAATAGTCGCGAGCTGTTTGGTCAATGAATTAGCAGTAGATTGGCGCTATGGTGCGGCATATTTCCAAAAACAGTTAATTGATCATGATGTTGCGTCAAATTGGGGAAACTGGCAATACATTGCGGGCGTTGGTGTTGATCCAAGGGGCGGAAGGCACTTTGATATAAACAAGCAAACGCATATATACGATAAAAATGGTTTATTTATCACCAAGTGGCATGGCGAGCGAAGTGGCATAAATGAGATCGATTCAGTTGACCTAGTAGACTGGCCTGCACTATGA
- a CDS encoding substrate-binding periplasmic protein has product MKYLLLFLSIISYPLWAQTYQFASINYLIEQEVGRIVMTEVYRQLGLNIVITPLPGKRAQYVTASGLNDGEIMRIYSYGDETPVTMRVPTPYYYLETMVFTKKGSGIIINNAADLAKYHIVKVRGVKHTENITRGLKNVTDTDNTAQMFKLVAAGLADVAITNRVDGLIVLKHLGITDIVPHKKSLDKQALYHYIRRDHVQLIKQIDEKLKELSSNGMLAKIVSNAEHEVFNRKQRFSLDH; this is encoded by the coding sequence ATGAAGTATCTACTGCTATTTCTATCAATCATCAGCTATCCCCTATGGGCTCAAACCTATCAATTTGCATCCATCAATTACTTAATTGAACAAGAAGTTGGCCGTATTGTAATGACAGAGGTGTATAGGCAGCTTGGCTTAAACATTGTCATCACGCCCTTGCCTGGCAAAAGAGCGCAGTATGTGACGGCATCAGGATTAAATGATGGCGAGATTATGCGTATATACAGCTATGGAGATGAAACCCCTGTGACAATGCGTGTTCCGACTCCATATTACTACTTAGAGACTATGGTTTTCACCAAAAAAGGCAGTGGTATCATAATCAATAATGCAGCAGACTTAGCGAAGTATCATATCGTTAAAGTGAGAGGAGTAAAACATACTGAAAATATAACGAGAGGACTAAAAAACGTTACAGATACCGACAATACGGCGCAAATGTTTAAGTTAGTCGCTGCAGGGTTAGCTGATGTAGCTATCACCAATCGAGTTGATGGTCTCATTGTACTCAAACATTTAGGCATTACAGATATTGTCCCACATAAAAAAAGCCTAGATAAACAGGCGTTATATCACTATATTCGTCGCGACCATGTTCAGTTGATAAAACAGATAGACGAAAAGCTCAAAGAGCTGTCAAGCAATGGAATGCTCGCCAAAATTGTTTCAAACGCTGAGCACGAAGTATTTAATCGCAAGCAGCGATTCAGCTTAGACCATTAA
- a CDS encoding DUF2256 domain-containing protein — MSKNSLPSKTCVVCLRPFSWRKKWCRDWDNVKYCSKRCANNREKIKDVR, encoded by the coding sequence ATGAGTAAAAATAGCCTACCTTCTAAAACATGTGTTGTTTGCTTGCGTCCATTCAGCTGGCGTAAAAAGTGGTGCAGAGATTGGGATAACGTGAAGTATTGCTCAAAGCGTTGCGCTAATAACCGCGAAAAAATAAAGGATGTACGATGA
- a CDS encoding winged helix-turn-helix domain-containing protein: MSVLQFGEFQFDLTLSRLSTEFTEVNLDPRQTALLQYFVANPHRIINRDELQNEIWNGVIVTDNAINKLVANLRKALGDDAKEPTYIQTVPKLGYRFVCDVVAIERNESLLSPAYKNSQHKLNIKLISSIFIGVLLVLVVAFSMFKNEHHYGDTQTLSRFHGSKSPPVFVDDIGNMLFINATQRGKTLWLSDGKSALPREVDMTKHYIDELVGFSNGKLLYKGYSSECGWFVTDVDIESGQLSDDRVEFSLCGERTIHNSKFDTRSETLYVLAHAKRHEHDNQLYMSRMGEELQQINLDLGAHWRIASLDIHPINNELLITAHSLAGKTGAFVYQTSSGKLEKLKEFASIVEHVTWDHQAQGVVYITPAPTSRLMYQSLNTQDSSLIANVNERLCCNIVRHPNQVDYVFVSSDKNIDIKWLATNYALDNSSVIDREPLFAHTKSGHYFLSNRSGHSQVYFQAPGESARLVTELAHNSRIKAMALSQDDTLLLLRGKHRLWLVPTQREGSIKNTYIEGYTYAQHWLTNTLFSITIKQQDKRHVWIMNTDMQKVAQLHDDFTHILVDPKNPNIHFYVDRENKIYRASVEQMLLNVGKEQLSFIGDLPEFSQLLIEDHILYLVSLYGETLTTYKLGDALQLLAKQPINAYLGFDVKDSQVIYAGKTHYRSEVYRTKATQ; this comes from the coding sequence ATGTCAGTACTACAGTTTGGTGAATTTCAGTTTGATCTTACCTTATCTCGTCTATCAACAGAGTTTACAGAAGTAAACCTTGATCCCAGGCAAACCGCGTTATTACAGTACTTTGTTGCAAATCCACACAGAATCATAAATAGAGACGAGCTTCAAAATGAAATTTGGAATGGCGTTATTGTTACCGATAATGCGATAAATAAACTGGTCGCAAATTTACGTAAGGCGCTGGGAGACGATGCTAAAGAGCCAACATATATTCAAACTGTCCCTAAACTTGGCTATCGTTTTGTTTGTGATGTTGTTGCTATTGAACGCAATGAAAGCTTGCTTTCACCAGCATACAAAAACAGTCAGCATAAGCTGAATATAAAACTAATTTCGAGCATTTTTATTGGTGTGTTGCTGGTATTAGTTGTTGCTTTTAGTATGTTTAAAAACGAGCACCATTATGGTGATACTCAAACACTAAGTCGTTTTCATGGCTCTAAAAGTCCTCCTGTATTTGTTGATGATATCGGCAATATGTTGTTTATCAATGCAACCCAACGGGGTAAAACGCTGTGGCTAAGTGATGGAAAATCAGCGCTCCCAAGGGAGGTTGATATGACCAAGCACTATATTGATGAGCTAGTAGGCTTTTCAAATGGTAAGCTTCTATACAAAGGCTACTCATCTGAATGCGGCTGGTTTGTTACTGACGTTGATATAGAGAGCGGCCAGTTATCAGACGATAGAGTTGAGTTTTCGCTATGTGGCGAGCGTACAATTCATAATTCAAAATTTGATACGCGAAGCGAGACTTTGTATGTTTTGGCACACGCTAAAAGGCACGAACATGATAATCAACTGTATATGTCTCGCATGGGAGAAGAACTTCAGCAGATTAACCTAGATTTAGGGGCTCACTGGCGTATAGCTTCATTGGATATACACCCAATTAACAATGAATTACTAATTACTGCTCATTCTCTCGCAGGGAAAACGGGGGCTTTTGTTTACCAGACGTCCTCAGGCAAGCTTGAAAAATTAAAAGAGTTTGCGAGCATAGTTGAACATGTAACCTGGGACCACCAAGCACAGGGGGTAGTTTATATTACACCTGCTCCGACGAGTCGATTGATGTATCAATCATTAAATACTCAAGACTCAAGTTTAATTGCAAACGTAAACGAGCGTTTATGCTGCAATATTGTGCGTCACCCAAACCAAGTTGACTATGTATTTGTTAGCAGCGACAAAAATATAGACATAAAATGGCTAGCAACAAATTATGCGCTGGATAATAGCAGTGTAATTGACCGAGAGCCTTTATTTGCGCATACAAAGTCAGGCCACTATTTTCTATCTAACCGTTCAGGGCATTCTCAAGTGTATTTCCAAGCCCCCGGTGAGTCGGCTAGGCTTGTCACAGAGCTTGCACATAATTCTAGGATTAAAGCGATGGCGCTGTCACAAGACGATACTCTTTTACTTTTAAGGGGCAAACATCGTTTATGGCTAGTCCCGACACAGCGCGAAGGAAGTATCAAAAATACTTACATCGAAGGGTATACCTATGCCCAGCATTGGCTAACAAACACGCTTTTTTCGATTACTATCAAGCAACAAGATAAAAGACACGTTTGGATAATGAATACAGATATGCAAAAAGTAGCTCAGCTGCATGATGACTTTACTCATATTCTGGTTGATCCAAAAAATCCAAACATACATTTTTATGTGGATAGAGAGAATAAGATATATCGCGCCTCTGTAGAGCAAATGTTACTCAATGTAGGTAAGGAGCAACTCTCTTTTATCGGTGATTTACCAGAATTTTCTCAGCTTTTAATTGAAGATCACATCCTATACCTAGTTAGCCTTTATGGTGAAACACTCACTACCTACAAGCTTGGCGACGCTTTACAGCTATTGGCTAAGCAGCCTATTAACGCCTATTTAGGGTTTGACGTAAAAGATAGCCAAGTAATTTATGCCGGCAAAACACACTATCGTAGTGAGGTTTACAGAACAAAAGCGACGCAATAA